The genome window AGGTCGTCGCGGGCGGCACCCCGATCGGCATCGCCTCGCAGAAGCTGCCCGCGCCCTGCGACCTCGGTGACGAGCAATGGAGCCAGCTCCTGACGTTCTCCGCCGGAGGACGAAGCACCGTGGTCAAGCAGACCGCGATCCGCGAAGGCAGCCTGCTGCTGATCGTCTCCGGCTCCCCGGCCCTCGTCGACCGCCACCTCGACAAGGCCCTCACCAAGGCCACGGCAGCCAGCTGACCGGCCCCGACACACTGCTGCCCCCGACCAAGAGGTGGTCAGGGGCAGCAACGCTGTGCGGCTCGCCTCACTGAGCGACTCTGTCGGGGATCTTGAGGACGGGCGTCACTTCCCTTGGCGCCACCACAGCGGCCGGGGTAAGTCGCGTGCGTCGAGGTACTGCTGGAATGCTGTGGGAGGGCGGGGCCGGTACGAGCTGTCGGCGGGTTCTTGAAGGCTCAGCCGCTCGATGTTGATCGCGAGTGCGGTCAGGACGTGCTGGACGTGCGTCTTGGCCAGGCCGCGGTAGCGGCACCGGCGTCCGCGGTGGCCGTCCGCGAACTCCTCGATGGTGCCCTCGGCCCCCGAGCGCCGCCTGTAGAGCCGGCGCCAGTCCGCATCCTGCTGATCGGCCCGGTTCTTGACCTGGAGTTCGTACAGGCGCCGTGTCGGGAAGTACAGGCTGCGAAACCGGCCCGGAGTGCACTTGGCCCGCTCGGGGCAGCGGCCGCACTGGCGGGCGTCGAACCGGACTGTGACCTTGGTCGGCTCGACTGTCGGCAGGTCCTGCCAGTTGCCGCTGACCTGCCCGTTGGGGCAGGTCACCTCGCGCTGGTCGAAGTCGATGATGAAGTTCTCCCGGCCGAAGCCGTCCCCTGCCCGGTGCTGCGGGGTGGTGCTGGGCGGAAGCGGCCCGATCAGGGTGACGCGGTGCAGGCGGGCGGCTTCGTCCATGCCGGCCACGGAGGTGTAGCCGCCGTCGACCAAGTGCCGATTCGGCAGTAGACGCCGTCGCCTGAGGCGGGCGTGGATGCCGGGCAGCGCCTGGCTGTCCGCGCTGGAGACGGCCGTGGCCACGTCGGTGATGATGTTGACCCGCTTGTCGTCGCAGGTCTCGGTCAGGTGCACGAGGTAGCCGGTCCAGCGTGTGTCACCGCGCATGGTGCAGCGGGCCTCGGTCTCGTACGGGGATTCGATTCGGACTCGGGAGGGCGGCTGGCCGTCGCGTTTCGTGCGCGGCCTGAACCGCCCCTTGGCATCCACCAAGAAGTGCTGCACCAGGATCGTTCGGAGCACGTTCGCCTGCGCCGGAGCGCCGCCGGGGAACCGGGCGTCGAGACGGTACAGCAGTTCGCGGGCGTCGTTGCCCACCTGCTCCAGGCGGGCGACGGGGTGGCTGGGCTGGGAGCACAGGCGAACCGGCCGGCCGTAGCGTTGGGCCCATTCGGCGGTGACCAGCTCGTCCAGCACCTCTGGCGCGTCGCGGGCCGCCTCTTCCAGCACGGCGCGGACCGCCTCGCACGCCAGCTCCAGGCGGGTCAG of Streptomyces phaeolivaceus contains these proteins:
- a CDS encoding IS1182 family transposase; this encodes MSLQPHSGAEIPPLTARVARAANPKGTTAMWIRDRLDGLWSDEDFTAWYPRDGRPGLSPAQLATVCVLQYAMNLSDRQAAEAVRCRIDFKYALGLDLDDPGFHHSVLSDFRDRLAEGDRADRLLGLALTRIRRAGLLKGRVTQRTDSTHVLSAARELTRLELACEAVRAVLEEAARDAPEVLDELVTAEWAQRYGRPVRLCSQPSHPVARLEQVGNDARELLYRLDARFPGGAPAQANVLRTILVQHFLVDAKGRFRPRTKRDGQPPSRVRIESPYETEARCTMRGDTRWTGYLVHLTETCDDKRVNIITDVATAVSSADSQALPGIHARLRRRRLLPNRHLVDGGYTSVAGMDEAARLHRVTLIGPLPPSTTPQHRAGDGFGRENFIIDFDQREVTCPNGQVSGNWQDLPTVEPTKVTVRFDARQCGRCPERAKCTPGRFRSLYFPTRRLYELQVKNRADQQDADWRRLYRRRSGAEGTIEEFADGHRGRRCRYRGLAKTHVQHVLTALAINIERLSLQEPADSSYRPRPPTAFQQYLDARDLPRPLWWRQGK